The Changchengzhania lutea genomic sequence CAGCGGAGCGATCTTATTTTTTTATCGGAAAAGCCATAATAACACCAATTACAACATACAAATTAGTTCTACTTTTGGAATCCAACTAACCTGACAACAATGAAGATTAAATTATTACTACTATTCACAATTAGCATTTTAAATTCTATGGCTCAGAACATTCCGTTATACGTTGGAACATATACTAATGGAGAAAGCGAAGGCATATACCATCTTCAATTCAATACAGATACAGGGGAATTAAATAACCAGGCGCTCGCTATTCACATAGATAACCCTTCGTTTTTAGCCTATTCGCCAAATAGGGAATTTTTATACTCAGCAAATGAAACAGAAAGCGGGTTTTTATCTTCGTATAAAATAAATGAGGATGGCGCATTATCCCTTTTAACAAGGGTAAGTAGCCAAGGCAAAGCCCCATGCCATATAGCGGTAAATAAATCAGGAACTAAAGCGGTGGTCTCCAACTATGGCGGCGGATCGGTTTCTGTTTACCCAATTAATTCCGATGGCAGTTTATGCGAAGCCTCACAAGTTTTTGATCACAATTCGGAAGCGCAACAGTCCCATGCACACTCTGCTCAATTTTTTAATGGGGATTTATTTGTTGCCGATTTAGGCAGAAATGCCGTGTATCAATACAAACTAAAAGACGACAGCTATATACTTGAATCTTCGGCAATAGTAAACATGGAAGGGAATCCAGGACCAAGGCATTTTTCTATAAGTGATAGTGGTGAGTTCATATATATTATAAACGAGTACGGAAGTTCCATAACGTCGGTAAAGCGAACAGAAGATGGGTTTGAACCGATTGATCTTGACTCGACATTAGATGACACTTATAAGGGCAACAATTCATGCGCCGATATTCACTTATCTCAAGACGGTCGATTTCTATATGCCTCAAATCGAGGCGAAAATTCCATAGCCGTATTTAAAAGAAACACGCAAACAGGTATGCTGAACAAAGTTCAAAATAGCGCTGTTCATGGCGATTGGCCTCGTAATTTCACGCTGGATCCTTCGGGGAAATTTCTGTTAGTAGCCAATAGAAGAAGTAACAATATTTCGGTATTTCAAATAGACCAAACACATGGGACTTTGCAGTTCTTAGATTCCGTTAAGGTGCCAACGCCTGTATGCCTTTTATTTTAAACCTGTTTGGAAGCTATATACCATTGATATTCAATATGAAATAGTAAAGATTTCTACTTAATTATTCTATTGCAAATTAAAAATAATGAAGTATCTTTGCGCCCTCATTAATAACCGAGGTCGAGAACCTCAAATAATTAATTATTATGCCAGTAAAGATTAGATTACAAAGACACGGTAAAAAAGGGAAACCTTATTATTGGATCGTTGCAGCTGATGCCCGATCAAAAAGAGATGGTAAATACCTAGAAAAATTAGGTGCTTACAATCCTAACACAAATCCAGCAACAATTGAATTGAATGTTGACGGTACGGTTCAATGGCTTCAGAATGGTGCACAACCAACTGATACTGCCAAAGCTATTTTATCTTATAAAGGGGCGTTATTAAAAAATCACCTTGCAGGTGGAGTTAGAAAAGGCGCTTTAACTGAAGAGCAAGCAGAAGCAAAATTCACAGCTTGGTTAGAAGAAAAAGAAGGTAAAGTAGGATCTAAAGAAGAAAATTTAGCAAAAGCAGAAGCTGATGCAAAAGCAAAAGCTTTAGAAGCTGAAAAAGCGGTTAACGAGGCACGAATTGCTGCTGCAACACCAGCTGTAGAAGAAGAGGTAACTCCTGAAACTCCAGAAAACGTTGATGCAACTGAAGAAGTTGAAGCACTAGAGCAAGCTGCCGAAGAAGGTGCTGCTGCTGCTGATACAGAAGTAGCTGACAAAAAAGAATAAAAGAAGATTTTTTATACTTTTAAACTCCGGTAATTACTATCGGAGTTTTTTGTACCCAAAAATGTCGCATAAAACATGAAAAAAGAAGATTGTTTTTATTTAGGTAAAATTGTAAAAAAATATAGTTTCAAAGGAGAAGTATTAGCGAAACTCGATACTGACGAGCCAGACCTCTATGAAAATTTAGATGCTATATTTTTAGAACTTCGGAATAATCTAGTCCCGTTTTTTATTGTGGAATCTCAACTGCACAAATCAGAATTATTGAGAATTCGATTTGAGGATGTCGATACTGAAGCTGATGCAGATGCCATAATGAAAAGTGGTTTGTATTTGCCTCTAGATTTATTACCAAAACTAGAAGGCAATAAGTTCTATTTTCATGAAGTCATAGGATTAACAATGATGGACGTTAATTACGGAACAGTTGGCATTATAAAGGGCATTAATGATTCTACCGCCCAATCGCTTTTTGAAGTTGAACATGACGGAAAGGAAATCTTGATTCCGATGAATGATGAGTTTATTGTAAAAATTGATAGAGAAAATAAAACCGTTATTGTTGAAACACCCGAAGGGCTGATTGAACTTTATCTATAGAAAATTCCAAAATTTAAAACCCAAATTCCAATCAATTATGGAAGTTAAAAAAGTTTATGATTTAGAAGAACGGATTTACTTATTCGCAAAAAATGTTATTTGCAATAAGTTAACAAATCCTAGCCCTATTGGGTTTTGGAATTTAATATTTTAAATTTTAACATTGAAACCTTTCCAATTCAAACAGTTCACAGTTAACCAAGACCAATGCGCCATGAAAATTGGTACAGATGGTGTTTTATTAGGTGCTTGGACATCTTTAGATAATAATCCTAATTCTATTTTGGATATTGGAGCCGGCACGGGCGTGGTAGCTTTAATGCTTGCGCAGCGATGTTCTGCCAAAGTTATCGATGCTCTAGAAATTGATGATGATGCTTATGAACAATGCGTTGATAATTTTGAACAGTCGCCCTGGGGGGATCGTCTTTTTTGTTATCACGCTTCTTTAGAAGAATTTGTTAATGAGATTGAAGACACCTATGATCTTATAGTTGCCAATCCACCATTTTATTCTGAAGACTATAAAACAAAAAGCCTAAAACGAGATGTCGCTAGGTTTCAAGATGCGATGCCTTTTGACCACCTTATTGAAAGTGCGTCCAAACTGTTAGATAAAGACGGTACATTCTCCGTCATTATTCCGTTTAAAGAGGAAGCGTCCTTTATAGCGCTAGCCAATATTCATAACTTATTCCCTACAGGTATCATGCGTGTTAAAGGCCATCCAAACTCTGAAATAAAGCGAAGTTTAATCGCCTGCTCTTTCCGCGAAAGCGACATACATATTGAAGAATTAGTCATTGAAACTGAGCGCCATCAATACACCGATGCCTATATCAATCTTACCAAAGATTTCTATTTAAAACTGTAGTTATTTTATATCTAATCATTAAATTTGGGCATCAAAAATGATGAATTCTTAAAATATTTTAATTTTAATAATTAATTCTCTTTTTTGTAAGCCATAAATATAAATTTGTGAAAGTTAATACGTGTTTTTAGCGCACTTACATTCATAATAAAATAATAAGATAACACATGAAACCAGATTTATTTGAAGCTCCAGATTATTATAATATTGATGAGTTACTTTCTAATGAACATAAATTGGTACGTGATGCCGCACGAGAATGGGTTAAACGAGAAGTATCCCCCATTATAGAAGACTATGCCCAAAAAGCCGAATTTCCAGAACAAATTATTAATGGCTTGGCCGAAATAGGCGCCTTTGGCCCGTATATTCCTGAAGAATATGGCGGCGCTGGACTGGATCAAATTTCTTACGGCCTCATAATGCAAGAAATTGAGCGTGGAGACTCTGGAGTACGATCGACAGCTTCTGTACAATCGTCATTAGTCATGTATCCTATCTGGAAATATGGCAATGAAGACCAGCGTCAAAAGTATTTACCTAAATTGGCCAGTGGCGAATGGATGGGTTGTTTTGGTTTAACTGAGCCAGACCATGGGAGTAACCCAAGTGGCATGACTACTAATTTTAAGGATAAAGGCGATCATTACTTATTAAATGGAGCCAAAATGTGGATTTCTAACGCGCCCTTTGCACAAGTGGCCGTGGTTTGGGCCAAAGATGAAAGTGGTCGTATTCACGGATTAATTGTGGAGCGTGGTATGGAAGGCTTCTCGACCCCAGAAACACATAATAAATGGTCCTTACGCGCAAGTGCCACTGGAGAACTTATTTTTGACAATGTCAAAGTCCCAAAGGAAAATTTATTACCAAATAAATCAGGATTAGGCGCTCCATTGGGTTGTTTGGATTCTGCACGCTACGGGATTGCCTGGGGAGCCATAGGAGCCGCCATGGATTGTTACGATACGGCATTACGATATAGTAAAGAACGTATGCAGTTTGGAAAACCCATTGGTCAATTTCAACTGCAACAAAAAAAGCTTGCTGAAATGATTACCGAAATCACCAAGGCACAACTTTTAGCATGGAAACTTGGCGTGATGCGTAATAATGGTACTGCCACCTCAGCACAAATCTCCATGGCCAAACGAAATAATGTAGATATGGCGATACATATTGCCCGCGAAGCAAGACAGATGCTTGGTGGAATGGGTATTACCGGCGAGTATAGTATTATGAGACATTCCATGAATTTAGAAAGCGTAATCACTTATGAAGGCACCCATGATATTCATTTATTGATTACAGGGCTTGACATTACAGGCTTGAATGCCTTTAAGTAATTCATATAAAAATTTAATAGATAATATCATTTAAAGAATGCCTCTCAGATCTGAGAGGCATTCTTTTTACATAAAACCGAACATATCACAAATTCGTATATTTATATAAAAAATGAAAAAGCTAAGAAGTTTGTTTTTGGTCGTCCTTTGTATGTCATTATTTACTTGCTCCACTAATGATGATGCAACGGACTTAGTCGAAATTGAAGAACAAGAAGAAACGCTACCAGATGAGACGGATGAGACCGAAGGAGAGGTTAGCGTAATAAGATTATTAGCTCTTGGCGACAGTTATACGATAGGTCAGAGTGTTTGTGAGACGTGTCGATTCCCTGAACAACTAAAGGATAGTCTCTTTTCAAGATTTGAATCTCAAAAGAATTTTGAATTAAAAATAATTGCTAAAACAGGTTGGACAACAACAAACTTAATTAATGCTATTGAAAGTGAAAGCCTTGATGCTAATTACGACTTGGTAACACTCTTAATTGGTGTAAATAACCAATTTCAAAACAGACCCTTTTCGATTTATGAAAAAGAATTTCCAGAACTTGTTAATACGGCAATCTCTAAAGCCAAGGATGATAAGAGTAAACTCATTGTAGTATCCATACCAGATTATGCCTTTACACCTTACGGGAATGGAAATCCTAATATCACATCTGGTATCAATACATATAATGCCTTTGCTAAAAGCTACTGCGATGCCAATAGTATAACATTTATAAATATTACAGATATCACACGCATGGGTTTAGATAATCCAAATTTAGTAGCCTCAGACGGATTGCACCCCTCTGAATTTGCGTATTCAAAATTTGCAGAACGTTTGTCTCCTATTGCTTATGACAGGCTTAGATAATGAGTTGACAATAACATAAATCTGTTTCAAAAGAAAACTTTCATTCCAAATCATAATATGCGTTTCCTATAGAATATCTTTTTTGATTACATTTATATCATGTTTTCATCCAAAATAAGATTAGATAACGCATATAACAAAGCCAAAATCATTGATTTTGATGATAGCAGTAAGTTTATTCTTTTTAGTGATTGTCACCGAGGTGATAATAGTTTTGCTGATGACTTTTCAAATAACCGAAACATATATTACCATACTTTAAAGCATTATTATACTGAAGGGTTTCAATATTGTGAATTGGGTGATGGTGATGAACTTTGGGAAAACCTATCATTCAAATCTATTTTCTATGCACACCAGAATGTGTATTTATTGATGAAGCTATTTTACACCCAGGGCAGACTACATATGATTTGGGGAAACCATGATATGGTGTACCGAAATCAGGATTATGTAAAAAAACACATATACTCCTATTTTGATAAAAAGCTAGGAAAGGATGTTGGTCTTTTTAATGGCATTAAGTATCATGAAGGCATCATTTTAAAACACAAACACACCAATCAAGAACTTTTTTTAACCCACGGGCATCAAGCCGATTCGTGGAATTTTCTGTTTTGGAAATGGAGCAGATTCATGGTACGTGCGCTTTGGAAACCGTTAAATGTTATGGGTATTGTAGACCCTACGAGTCCTGCAAAAAATTATAGTGAACTTATTCGGATAGAACGTAAAACCAAAAAATGGATTGTAGACAATAATAACTTATTAACCATTGTAGGGCATACGCATCGTCCACGCTTTCCAGAACCTGGCGACATTGCCTATTTTAATGATGGTAGCTGTGTGCATCCACGAAGTATCACTGGTATTGAAATTGAAGACGGTAATATTTCTTTGATTAAATGGCAAATTTCAACCAAGGAAGATGGCACCCTACAAATAGTAAGAGTGCTACTTGAGGGACCCAGAAAATTGATTGATTATAAAACAAGTTAGATACTATGTGTTAGCTCCCCCAGCTAGCGTTCGTTTTCAACGAATGTATTTCTTGAATTATTGATTATGGCACTCGTTGAAAACGAACGATGGAGTACTACAAATTGTTAGGGTTTTACATAAAGAGCCTAGAAAATTGATTGACAATAAAACCGAACAGCTTCAAACTTAACGATTCCGCAAATAATCAAATGATTCAAAAAAGATACGAAGGCTTTTTAAAAACACCTTATTTATGGAAGCATAATGTTACTTTCGATTTGCAACAATTTGAAATCATTTCTAAACTCCATAAAATTGACAGTGCCATAGATGATTCTTTACGTTTAGGCAAGTACGTAGAACGTTTGGTTTCTTTTGAACTGGAACAGCATGATGCCATTTCGATTATAGCTGAAAACATTCAAATACAGGATAATAAAACTACATTAGGGGAATTGGATTGCTTGCTCATAAAAGACAACAAGCCCATCCATTTAGAAATAATTTATAAATTTTATTTGTATGACGATTCTGTTGGGACTACTGAAATTGAACATATTATTGGACCAAACAGAAAAGATTCCTTAAAAGAAAAACTCACAAAATTAAGCAAAAAACAACTCCCTCTTTTACATGCTGATGCTACCGGAAAATATCTGACAAAGTTGGGATTGAAACCAAAAGACATCACACAGGAAGTCTATTTTAAAGCGCAATTGTTTGTTCCATATGCGAATAATAATATTGAACTTAAAATATTGAACCCAGAATGTATTGTGGGTTTTTACATGAACCGAAAAGAACTTGAACAATTCAAAGATTGCGAATTCTATATTCCGAATAAAAAAGACTGGTTAGCCCTTCCGCACCAACATGTAAATTGGATGAATTTTGGAGCATTTAAAAACACTGCAAAAGATTATTTTGAACAGCAGTTTTCGCCTCTATGCTGGATAAAATCCAAAAACTGGGAAATGACAAAAATATTCTTGGTTTGGTGGTAGTTTTTTAGCTGATTGGTTTTGAGTTAGGGATAGAAATGGAAAGCCCACAGGGAGCTCCCGATAATTATCGGGACGGGATTCGCAGGAATTTTTAACTTTCAGGAGCTAACTCAACTTCAAGACCTTCCATGTCTGGGGTCATTTTAATTTGGCATCCTAAACGGGAATTCTTTTTAACATCAAAGGCTTCTGACAACATGGCTTCTTCATCATCACTCATTTCTGGTAATTCAACAGCACTCAACACATAACATTGACAGGATGCACACATGGCCATACCACCGCATACACCAATGGTGCCTTCTGGTGCAAGCTCATAAGACCTAACCACTTCCATAAGGTTCATGGCCATATCTGTTGGAGCAACAATATTATGCAATGTACCTTCTCTATCTGTTATTTTTATATTGATATCTACCATTATAAATTTAATGCAAAAATTTCGCCAAAAATAACATTTAATTCAGAATAAAAAAATCAATTCCTACTATTTTAATAGGAATAACTGAATTGAAACTTTATAAAAAGGATAGCATTATAAATAAAAAAGGGGTGCTTATTTACAAATAAAATATAATAACGGCTATGATTTTTCGCCATTATTCCAGTAATGCGGATTGGTATCTGTAGTTTTTTGATTCCAATAATCTTGAGTTACTTTATGACCATCAAACGTTTTAAGTTTACGTTCGAACACCCAAATAGTTGGGTTAAAAACCATATTAGTCACCGCTACCGTATATAATTGCGGGGCTTCTTCGGTTTTCCTTTTTTCTTCATCAATTATAACTTCTAAACCATTATGTTCTAATAGTTTTCTTAGAAAATCCCGTCTGTTCTCATCTACGCCTTTTTCAACAAAAGTGACTCTTGTTTCTCCAATGCTTCCAAATGTATGTTTTCCTGATAAGGCCATAATTTCTTAGTTAAATATACTGCTTAATTCATAAATATAATCATATATAGGACTGTATAAACCTATTACCAAAATACCTATTACAGTAACTAATAAACCTAATCGCATATAGAGTTTATTCTTAAAATAAGGAATGGGATCGTCGCTTTTTCTTAAGAACATCGCTCTTATTACCAAAAGATAATAGTATAAGGAAATTGTAACGTTTACAACAGCCAAAAAGACGAGTAAATAATACCCTTTACTTGCAGCAGCAGTAAACAGGAAGAACTTACCAAAAAAACCTGCTACAGGTGGAATTCCAGCTAAAGAAAACAGAGCCAACATCATCACTAAACTTAAATTAGGATTAGTACGATAAAGTCCCGTATAATCATCCATATTTTCTTTTCCCGTTTTAAGTGAAATAGCTTGTACAACGCCAAAAGCAGCTAAATTTGAAAATATATAGATCATCATAAAATACACAATGGTTGCGGTTCCTAATTGTGTTCCTGTAATTAAACCAAGAAGGATAAAACCCGCTTGCGCAATGGATGAAAATGCTAAAAAACGTTTCATGTTTTGTTGACGTAGTGCAAATAAATTACCAATAAACATGGTTGCAATAGCAATAACGTATACAAGATTTTCCCAAATATGCATTAAAGGTTTTAAAACCGTGAACAATAAGATCATTAGAATAAATACCGCAGCACCTTTCGAGATGACCGATAGATAAGAAGCTATACTTATTGGAGCACCTTCATACACATCTGCAGTCCAGAAATGGAAAGGGACAAGAGATATTTTAAATGCTAATCCTGCAAAGAATAAAAGCATTCCTAAAATGGTCAAATTACTTGCTGTTATGATTTCGGCAATGGCATCAAAATATATGGATCCAGAGGTTGCATATAACATGGAAATACCAAATAGTGATACCCCGGAAGCTAATGCGGCAGAAAGTATCAACTTAATTCCTGCTTCACTTGATATTCTTTTAGAGGTTTCAAATGCTGCTAATGCCGCCACTGGTAAAGTAGATAATTCCAGTCCTAAATAGAACATTAGGAAATCCCCTGAAGCGATCATAAAATACATGCCAAGTAAAGAAGAGAACAGTAATATAAAGAATTCACTTCCTCTATTTTGATCTACAATTTTTTCTTTTAACCAATCAGCAGATTGAAGCAATAAGACCAATACCCCTATATTTAATACATTTTTAAAAAAATGAATCATATTATTAGTTCGAAACATGCCTCCAAACAAACTGCTTTCCTCTATAGCGAAAAAACCAATAGCGGTATGAATACCAAATAAGAATATAGCTAAATGTATAATGCTTTTTTTCTTTTCTTTAGGAATAAAAATCTCACCTATTAGCAATATCAGTATAATTGCCAAAAGCAAAATTTCCTGTCGCATCAATAAAAAATTACTAAAATTCATTTTAGTTGTTTCTTTTTAATTATAAAACGCCTTGTATAAAAGGTTCTAAACTTGCCAAAATCATATCGCTTAGCCATAACGGCGCAACACCAATCGCTACTATTGGTATCAGCAATAAAAATACACCTGTCTTCTCATACCAAGTGGCTCCTGGCAGACCTATATAGGCTTCATTTTTAACCGGTCCCATGAGCATGATTCCAACCACTCTTAATATATAAACTGCAGTCACCACAATCGCTGATACCGAAACAATCGTTGCTACTCTATAGAACATATCATCATGCTGAAATGCACCCACAAAAATGTTCATTTCGGCCACAAACCCGCTGAATCCTGGCAAACCTAATGATGCTAAACCAGCTATGACATAAATGACAGATATAAAGGGAATCACTTTAAGCAATCCTCCCAATTTTGTAATATCTCTTGTGTGCGTCCTTTCATATATCATTCCGATTAAGGCAAAGAATAATGCCGTCATAAATCCATGAGAAAGGGATTGTAAAATGGCCCCATTCCATGCTGTTTTATTTAGCATCAATAAAGCAAACAATACCATGCCCAAATGGCTCACAGAAGAGTAAGCGTTGATGTATTTTAAATCGGTTTGCTTAATAGCGGCAAAAGCGCCATATATAACACCAAATGCCGATAATATTATAAAGAACCAAGACCAATGTAACGCACCTTCTGGCAACAAAAACATGGCAACCCTAAATACACCATAACCACCTAACTTCATTAAAACACCGGCATGTAACATCGATACAGCTGTTGGTGCCGAAGCATGACCATCTGGTGACCACGTATGAAAAGGAAACAAAGCGCCAATAACTGCAAAACCAATAAACGTTAGTGGGAAGAATAATTTTTGAGCTTCAAAAGGAATATTAACTTGCGCGATTTCCAATATATTGAAAGTTAAAGCACCGCCATCTGCATTTGAGTTGAAGTAGATGCCTAATATTCCAACTAATAATACAGCTGATGCTCCCATTAACATTAACGTTAATTTCATTGCGGAATATTCTTTTGGACCACTTCCCCAAATACCAATTAATAAATACATTGGTATGACAGCTATTTCGTAGAACACAAACATGGTGAATAGATCAACGGAAATAAAGAAACCGTAAACGCCTGTAGACAGTACAATCAGTGAAATAAAGAATTCCTTAGGCAGGTCCTTCATTTTCCATGAGATAAAAACACCTGCCAAAACAACGATTGAAGTTAACACTAAAAGTGCTACCGAAATACCATCGACACCAATATTGTAATGTATATTGAATTGTTTAAACCAAACCAAATCTTTGGTAAAAACCATAATGTCATCATTAACAGCTCTTTCTTTAAAATAAGCAAACACTAAATTTATTGCCATTCCAAGCTGAACAAAACTTCCAACCATGGCTACTTGTCGCGCTTGTTTTAATCCTTTTGCAAACACCAATATTAAAATTGTGATTACAGGTACTACGACAAAAAGTGATAAAATATCCATAACTTTTTAAATTCCAATTTTTAAATTCCAAAATCCAAAACAACTAAAAGTATTTAACAACAGGCTTTTGGAATTTGTCATTTGATTTTTTGTTTTTTTAAATTTAGTTTGTCCATAAATAAATAAATACCAAGGCGATTACAACAACTCCTGCAATAAATGAAAAGGCATAATCCTGAACTTTTCCAGATTGCAAACCTTTAATTTTTTTAGATGTTGCGACTGTCGAGTTTCCAATTAGGTTCATAGTTGCATCCACTACATGTCTATCAAACCAAGCTGCAGAAGCAGAAACACCTTTAAATAATATTTTTTTAGTGACGAAAAGGTAAATCTCATCAAAGTAAAACTTATCATAAGTCCATTTGTAAAACACTCCAAAACCATTTGCAAAACGATCTGATAAGCTGTTTTCTTTTTTATAGAAAACCCAGGCCAATAAAATTCCAACTAAACCAACACCAACAGCAATAGCAGCAAGCGAATAGTTTAAATGGGCTTCAAAACCAGCTCTGTCTGGTGATACAAATTCGCTAAACGGAATAAACCCACCAACAATACTTAACAATGCCAATACCATCAAAGGAAATGTCATTGAGAATGGGGATTCATGTGGTGTATGTTTGTATTTTGTTTCTTTTCCCCAGAAAATCCCAAAATATAATCTAAACATATAGAAAGCGGTCAATCCAGCTACAAAGACCCCTACCAAATAGATGAGTTTGTTATGCTCGTAAGCCGCAACTAAAATTTCATCTTTACTCCAAAACCCTGCAAACGGTGGTACGCCAGCTATTGCTAATGCAGCAATCAGGAAAGTTATATTTGTAATTGGCATGTACTTACGTAAGCCTCCCATATCCTTTAAATAGTTACTATGTACAGCATGAATTACGGAACCAGCACCAAGGAACAATAAGGCTTTAAACATCGCATGTGTAAACAAATGGAACATGGATGCCATATAACCAAGGCCATCATGTCCTTCGTAACCAGACACACCAAGGGCTAACATCATATAGCCTAATTGTGACATGGTTGAGAATGCCAATACACGTTTTATATCTGTTTGCGTAATAGCAATTATGGCCGCAAATAAGGACGAAAAGGCGCCAACAAAAGCGACGATATTAAGAGCAAATCCATCTTCTACAAAGAAATACATGGGAAAGAGTCGCGCTACCAAATAAACACCAGCTACAACCATGGTAGCGGCATGAATTAATGCTGAAACAGGCGTTGGGCCTTCCATGGCGTCCGGTAACCAAATGTGCAATGGAAACATCGCAGATTTCCCAGCACCGCCAATAAAAATTAATATGAGTGCCCAAGTTAAAACCGATAACCCCATAAAGGATGTCGATGCCCAATTTAAAATAGCACTTCCTTCAGGGTTATTAAGGGTTTCAAAATCATAAGTCCCCGTGTAATAACCAACAATTAAAATGCCTATTAAAAATCCTAGATCGGCAAAACGAGTGACAATAAACGCTTTTTTGGCCGCAGCTACCGCTGATGGTTTTGTGTAATAATAGCCTATCAATAAATAGGATGACACACCAACCAATTCCCAGAAAATATAGATTTGGAAAAGGTTTGTTGCCAATACCAATCCAAACATTGAAAATGAAAAGAGCC encodes the following:
- a CDS encoding SGNH/GDSL hydrolase family protein, with protein sequence MKKLRSLFLVVLCMSLFTCSTNDDATDLVEIEEQEETLPDETDETEGEVSVIRLLALGDSYTIGQSVCETCRFPEQLKDSLFSRFESQKNFELKIIAKTGWTTTNLINAIESESLDANYDLVTLLIGVNNQFQNRPFSIYEKEFPELVNTAISKAKDDKSKLIVVSIPDYAFTPYGNGNPNITSGINTYNAFAKSYCDANSITFINITDITRMGLDNPNLVASDGLHPSEFAYSKFAERLSPIAYDRLR
- a CDS encoding 30S ribosomal protein S16, encoding MPVKIRLQRHGKKGKPYYWIVAADARSKRDGKYLEKLGAYNPNTNPATIELNVDGTVQWLQNGAQPTDTAKAILSYKGALLKNHLAGGVRKGALTEEQAEAKFTAWLEEKEGKVGSKEENLAKAEADAKAKALEAEKAVNEARIAAATPAVEEEVTPETPENVDATEEVEALEQAAEEGAAAADTEVADKKE
- a CDS encoding acyl-CoA dehydrogenase family protein codes for the protein MKPDLFEAPDYYNIDELLSNEHKLVRDAAREWVKREVSPIIEDYAQKAEFPEQIINGLAEIGAFGPYIPEEYGGAGLDQISYGLIMQEIERGDSGVRSTASVQSSLVMYPIWKYGNEDQRQKYLPKLASGEWMGCFGLTEPDHGSNPSGMTTNFKDKGDHYLLNGAKMWISNAPFAQVAVVWAKDESGRIHGLIVERGMEGFSTPETHNKWSLRASATGELIFDNVKVPKENLLPNKSGLGAPLGCLDSARYGIAWGAIGAAMDCYDTALRYSKERMQFGKPIGQFQLQQKKLAEMITEITKAQLLAWKLGVMRNNGTATSAQISMAKRNNVDMAIHIAREARQMLGGMGITGEYSIMRHSMNLESVITYEGTHDIHLLITGLDITGLNAFK
- a CDS encoding tRNA1(Val) (adenine(37)-N6)-methyltransferase; this translates as MKIGTDGVLLGAWTSLDNNPNSILDIGAGTGVVALMLAQRCSAKVIDALEIDDDAYEQCVDNFEQSPWGDRLFCYHASLEEFVNEIEDTYDLIVANPPFYSEDYKTKSLKRDVARFQDAMPFDHLIESASKLLDKDGTFSVIIPFKEEASFIALANIHNLFPTGIMRVKGHPNSEIKRSLIACSFRESDIHIEELVIETERHQYTDAYINLTKDFYLKL
- a CDS encoding metallophosphoesterase family protein; translation: MFSSKIRLDNAYNKAKIIDFDDSSKFILFSDCHRGDNSFADDFSNNRNIYYHTLKHYYTEGFQYCELGDGDELWENLSFKSIFYAHQNVYLLMKLFYTQGRLHMIWGNHDMVYRNQDYVKKHIYSYFDKKLGKDVGLFNGIKYHEGIILKHKHTNQELFLTHGHQADSWNFLFWKWSRFMVRALWKPLNVMGIVDPTSPAKNYSELIRIERKTKKWIVDNNNLLTIVGHTHRPRFPEPGDIAYFNDGSCVHPRSITGIEIEDGNISLIKWQISTKEDGTLQIVRVLLEGPRKLIDYKTS
- a CDS encoding DUF1853 family protein → MIQKRYEGFLKTPYLWKHNVTFDLQQFEIISKLHKIDSAIDDSLRLGKYVERLVSFELEQHDAISIIAENIQIQDNKTTLGELDCLLIKDNKPIHLEIIYKFYLYDDSVGTTEIEHIIGPNRKDSLKEKLTKLSKKQLPLLHADATGKYLTKLGLKPKDITQEVYFKAQLFVPYANNNIELKILNPECIVGFYMNRKELEQFKDCEFYIPNKKDWLALPHQHVNWMNFGAFKNTAKDYFEQQFSPLCWIKSKNWEMTKIFLVWW
- a CDS encoding lactonase family protein; this translates as MKIKLLLLFTISILNSMAQNIPLYVGTYTNGESEGIYHLQFNTDTGELNNQALAIHIDNPSFLAYSPNREFLYSANETESGFLSSYKINEDGALSLLTRVSSQGKAPCHIAVNKSGTKAVVSNYGGGSVSVYPINSDGSLCEASQVFDHNSEAQQSHAHSAQFFNGDLFVADLGRNAVYQYKLKDDSYILESSAIVNMEGNPGPRHFSISDSGEFIYIINEYGSSITSVKRTEDGFEPIDLDSTLDDTYKGNNSCADIHLSQDGRFLYASNRGENSIAVFKRNTQTGMLNKVQNSAVHGDWPRNFTLDPSGKFLLVANRRSNNISVFQIDQTHGTLQFLDSVKVPTPVCLLF
- the rimM gene encoding ribosome maturation factor RimM (Essential for efficient processing of 16S rRNA); its protein translation is MKKEDCFYLGKIVKKYSFKGEVLAKLDTDEPDLYENLDAIFLELRNNLVPFFIVESQLHKSELLRIRFEDVDTEADADAIMKSGLYLPLDLLPKLEGNKFYFHEVIGLTMMDVNYGTVGIIKGINDSTAQSLFEVEHDGKEILIPMNDEFIVKIDRENKTVIVETPEGLIELYL
- a CDS encoding 2Fe-2S iron-sulfur cluster-binding family protein; protein product: MVDINIKITDREGTLHNIVAPTDMAMNLMEVVRSYELAPEGTIGVCGGMAMCASCQCYVLSAVELPEMSDDEEAMLSEAFDVKKNSRLGCQIKMTPDMEGLEVELAPES